A single Xylanimonas cellulosilytica DSM 15894 DNA region contains:
- the hemB gene encoding porphobilinogen synthase has translation MRRLVAENRLHAADLVLPLFVKEGLSEPAPITSMPGQVQHTLDTLRDAVEAAARAGLGGVMLFGIPAVRDAVGSQGDAPDGILQRGIAVARAAVAEVEAETGRPGPVVMADTCLDEFTDHGHCGVLVSTGGVVSTGSTTAGRGAVEVDNDATLERYASMAVAQARAGAEIVAPSGMMDGQVAVIRDALDDAGFTGVSILAYSAKYASPFYGPFREAVDSALQGDRRTYQMDAANLREGMREADLDLAEGADIVMVKPAGSYLDVLRGVADRSDVPVAAYQVSGEYAMIEAAAANGWIAREASILESVTSIKRAGADIILTYWALEIAKWIK, from the coding sequence ATGCGGCGGCTCGTCGCCGAGAACCGGCTGCACGCGGCCGACCTGGTGCTGCCGCTGTTCGTCAAGGAAGGGCTGAGCGAGCCCGCGCCCATCACCTCCATGCCTGGGCAGGTGCAGCACACGCTCGACACCCTGCGCGACGCCGTCGAGGCGGCCGCCCGCGCGGGGCTCGGCGGCGTGATGCTGTTCGGGATCCCCGCGGTGCGCGACGCCGTCGGGTCCCAGGGCGACGCGCCCGACGGGATCCTGCAGCGCGGGATCGCCGTCGCGCGGGCGGCGGTGGCCGAGGTGGAGGCGGAGACCGGGCGGCCCGGGCCAGTCGTCATGGCGGACACGTGCCTGGACGAGTTCACCGATCACGGGCACTGCGGGGTGTTGGTCTCGACAGGCGGGGTGGTTTCGACAGGCTCAACCACCGCCGGGCGCGGCGCCGTCGAGGTCGACAACGACGCCACGCTGGAGCGGTACGCATCGATGGCCGTCGCGCAGGCGCGCGCGGGCGCCGAGATCGTGGCCCCGAGCGGCATGATGGACGGGCAGGTCGCCGTGATCCGCGATGCGCTCGACGATGCCGGGTTCACAGGCGTCAGCATCCTGGCCTACTCCGCGAAGTACGCGAGCCCGTTCTACGGGCCTTTCCGCGAGGCTGTGGACAGCGCGCTGCAGGGCGACCGCCGCACGTACCAGATGGACGCCGCGAACCTGCGCGAAGGGATGCGCGAGGCCGACCTGGACCTGGCCGAGGGCGCCGACATCGTCATGGTCAAGCCAGCGGGCTCGTACCTCGACGTGCTGCGCGGCGTCGCCGACCGCTCCGACGTGCCCGTCGCGGCGTACCAGGTCAGCGGCGAGTACGCGATGATCGAGGCTGCCGCGGCCAACGGCTGGATCGCCCGCGAGGCGTCGATCCTGGAGTCCGTCACGAGCATCAAGCGCGCCGGCGCGGACATCATCCTCACCTACTGGGCCCTGGAGATCGCGAAGTGGATCAAGTGA